Within Halostella limicola, the genomic segment GACCTTCGGAGCGGGGTGGTGACCATCGAGGAGGTGGCCGCGCAGCCGATGACGATCCGGGAAGACACGTTCATCAGCGACGCAGTCGACCGATTTCAGGACGAACATCAGGAACTGGCACTGGTGCTCGACGAGGGCGAACGAGTCGCGGGGCTGATCACGGCGACGGACGCGCTCGAAGCGATGATGGGGGAGATCGAGGACCCCCTCGACGTCGAACTGAAAGAACGAAATCGCGGATCCGGGACGAGGTCCGCGTCCGGCGGCGACGCGTGAAGGGGTCGATCCCGGGCGGAATCAGTCGTGTCCCGCGTCCGCTGTTCGCGTTCCGGCCCTCCAGTCTGTGCCAGGGAACGCGCTGACCACGTTCGGGCCCGCCACGTTGTTACCGACGGAGCCGAGTTTGAGGTTCTTCGAGCGCTCATCGTGAGGGACGTCCAGTCCCCGGAACGTGTGGGAGTTTGTGACTCCGTAGCCGATCGCGGTCGCCGAGGCCTGTGAGAACCAGCGGGCGTAGGCACGTCGAGCGCCTCCGCGATGGTGGTGAGAATTGCGTATGCTTCGAACAGCTACGATACCTAATCCCTGTTCAGGCTAGCTATCAGTCCCAGCACTCGGCCTGCTTCTATTGAATTCTCGCACCGGTATTCTGTATCGCGTATTCTGGTGAGTACTGTACAGCGGTTGACCTCCCATCCGGTCCTTCCCTACTACTCGGCCTGTAAGTACCGGCATTGCGGACACTCTGATGACGATATTGTACATTTTACCCAAAACCCTTAATTACTGACGGGGCGTACGAACAGGTGATGACAACTGAAACCGCTTCCGAGACCAGCACAGATGCTCTCGACGAACCGGTCCACGTGGACGGGCAATCCGAGTTCGACGAGCTCGTCGCGGACTACGACGTCGTGCTCGCGGACTTCTACGCGGACTGGTGCGGTCCGTGCCAGATGCTCGAATCCGTCGTCGAGCGCCTCGCGGCCGAGACCGGCGCCGCGGTCGCGAAGGTCGACGTCGACGCCAACCAGCAACTCGCCGGCGCGTACGGGGTCCGCGGTGTTCCGACGCTCGTCCTGTTCGCCGACGGCGAGCAGGTCGAAGAAGTGGTCGGCGTCCAGTCCGAAGACCGACTGCGCTCGCTGATCGAGAGCTACACGGAATAGATGACCGGGCACGTTCGCGACCTCGTGATCGCCGGGTCGGGCGTCGCCGGTCTCTCGGCAGCCGTGTACGCTGCGCGCGCCGACCTCGACCCGCTCGTCCTCGAAGGCGACGAGCCCGGCGGCCAGCTGACGCTCACTACCGACGTGGAGAACTATCTCGGGTTCCCCGACGGCGTCGGCGGGATGGAACTCGTTCAGCGCGGGAAAGACCAGGCCGAACAGTTCGGGGCCGAGTTCCAGCGCGGCAGCATCGACGCGGCGGCCCTCGACGGCCAGCCGATGGAGCTCTCGCTGTCGACCGGGGGAACCGTCCGAACCCGTAGCCTCGTCGTCGCGACCGGCGCGAGCGCTCGATGGGTCGGCGCCGAGAACGAAGATGAACTGATGGGATACGGGCTCTCGACGTGTGCGACCTGTGACGGCGCGTTTCACCGCGGGGACGACGTCCTCGTTGTCGGCGGCGGCGACAGCGCGATGGAGGAAGCGCTCTTCCTCACGAAGTTTGCCGATACCGTGACGGTGGTCCACCGCCGCGACGAGCTTCGCGCGTCCGAGATCATGGCGGAGCGGGCTCGCGACCACGACGACGTCGAGTTCCGCTGGAACACGGAACTGCAAGCGATTCACGGCTCGCAAGCGGAGGGCGTGACCGGTGCGACGCTTGTCTCTCATCCCGACGGTTACCCGAAGGAGAAAACCTCCGACGGGATCGACGTCGATACGGAAACGGTCGACGTCGGGGGCGTGTTCTACGGTATCGGTCACACGCCAAATACCGAGTTCCTGGACGGAACCGGCGTCGAACGCGACGAGGAGGGCTACGTCGTTACCCTGCCCGACGAGACCGGGCGGATGACGGCGCACACGGACGTCGAGGGCGTCTTCGCTGCCGGCGACGTCGCCGACCCCACGTATCGACAGGCGATCACCGCCGCTGGGACCGGCAGCATGGCCGCCCTCGACGCCGAAGCGTACCTCGAAACGCTCGAAACGGCGGATCAGGCCGAAGTCGACGCTTCGGCATAGAAACAATATTTTCGATCAGTTCATGATTTCCAGAGTTACAGACGTACTCAGGCGAACGGCTGTAGGGACGATAGCGTCGATCGGTCTGAGTGGCGTCGTGACGGCGCAGGGCGGTGGTCACGGGGGAGGAATGAGTGGCGGTATGAACGGTCTCGGCGGGTGGCCGCTCCTCTGGGTAGTCGTCGCGCTCGTCGCCCTCGGCTTACTCGTGTACGTCGCCGCAACTCAGCGGCGCACGAATCCCGACAATGAGAGAGACGGGGCGGCCGATGACGCCCTCTCGACGCTCCGTGCTCGCTACGCCCGCGGAGAGATCTCCGACGAAGAGTTCGAGGAACGGCGAATCAGATTAGAAGAGTGGGAGTAAACAGCCGCCGCCGCACTGTTCCTTGCGAACCATCCGACGGCACCGTCCACGAACGGACGAATTCGCGTTCGTTCCGGAGGCCGTTAATCGATCACAGCGCGTTGAGGACCCGTTCGAACCGAGCCGCGACGTCCTCGGCGATCTCGTCGAGGGCGGGGTTCTCAGCGATACCGACGAGTTCCGCCGGATCGACCGCGCTCACGGTCACTGTTCCGTCGTCGGTCTCGTAGACGATGACGTTACAGGGGAGCAGCGCCCCTAGTTCGAGTTCGTCTTCGAGGCCCTGATACGCGAGCTCCGGGTTGCACGCTCCGAGGATACGATACTGGCGGAAGTCCTTGTCGAGTTTCTCCGCGAACGTCTCTCGGACGTCGATGTCACAGAGTACGCCGAATCCTTCGTCTTCGAGAGCGGAGGTCGTTTTCTCCACGGCGTCGTCGAACGATTCGCTCACCTGCTTTTGGGTTGTATAGGCCATACTGTACACGACGGTGTCGACACTAATGACTGTTGTGCGGACGGCGGTTACTCGGAACGCGATCCCCTCTGATCTCGGCTACCGGAGTGGAAGCGGGCGCCCGTCTCGTCTGCCAAGGCGACACCGGCTACGCTTCGCCGAGGAACTGTTCTGCCGCACCTCGGAACAGGTTCTCGAACGCCGTTTCCGAGAGGTCTCGACGGACTAACCCCTCGTATTCCCGGGCGTAGGCGTGCGGCAGGTTCGGATAGTCGGAGCCGTACATGACGCGGCCGGCGAGGTCCTCGAAGACGGCGTCGTCGATGGCGGCGGCGTCGAAGTCGACGTAGCGGTCGACGACCGGCGACGTCGCGAAGCTCGTGTCCAGATACACGTTCTCGTCAGCGCGGGCGATCTCGACGAACGCCTCGTGCTCGAAGGTACCCATGTGGGCACAGCAGGCCCGCACCTCCGGGAACCGCTGGCGGAACCGCCGGAACCGTTCGATCCCGACGTACGGGCTGTCCTCGAACATCGGCGCTGTGCCGGCGTGATGAAGGACGGGACGGTCGTACTCGGCACAGAGCTCATAGGCGGGATCTAGCCGCGGGTCGTCCGGCGCGACCTCCTGCACGGGGCACTGGAACTTCAGCCCGCGGGCGCCGCCTCGGAAGGCCGCCTCGACGACCGCGCGGACGTCGTCGGCGGGGTGGACCGTCACGAAGGGGATACACATCTCGGAGTCGCTCGCCTCCTCCAGCAACCAGTCGTTGAGGTCGGCGGCGATACCCGGTTCGTGAGCGTACGGTAGCGCGACGTATCGCTCGACGCCGTGCTTGCGAAGCACGGCCTCGACCGCCTCTCTGTTCGTCGGATGGTCGAACTCCCAGCCTGCGGCGTCGTTGAGCGCCTCGCGGATGGCGTCCATCAGCCGGTCAGGCATCAGGTGGGCGTGCGCGTCGATCGCGCCGTCGACGGGGATCCCATTGCTCGTCATTGACTA encodes:
- the trxA gene encoding thioredoxin, translated to MTTETASETSTDALDEPVHVDGQSEFDELVADYDVVLADFYADWCGPCQMLESVVERLAAETGAAVAKVDVDANQQLAGAYGVRGVPTLVLFADGEQVEEVVGVQSEDRLRSLIESYTE
- a CDS encoding NAD(P)/FAD-dependent oxidoreductase, which gives rise to MTGHVRDLVIAGSGVAGLSAAVYAARADLDPLVLEGDEPGGQLTLTTDVENYLGFPDGVGGMELVQRGKDQAEQFGAEFQRGSIDAAALDGQPMELSLSTGGTVRTRSLVVATGASARWVGAENEDELMGYGLSTCATCDGAFHRGDDVLVVGGGDSAMEEALFLTKFADTVTVVHRRDELRASEIMAERARDHDDVEFRWNTELQAIHGSQAEGVTGATLVSHPDGYPKEKTSDGIDVDTETVDVGGVFYGIGHTPNTEFLDGTGVERDEEGYVVTLPDETGRMTAHTDVEGVFAAGDVADPTYRQAITAAGTGSMAALDAEAYLETLETADQAEVDASA
- a CDS encoding SHOCT domain-containing protein, translated to MNGLGGWPLLWVVVALVALGLLVYVAATQRRTNPDNERDGAADDALSTLRARYARGEISDEEFEERRIRLEEWE
- a CDS encoding DUF302 domain-containing protein, whose translation is MAYTTQKQVSESFDDAVEKTTSALEDEGFGVLCDIDVRETFAEKLDKDFRQYRILGACNPELAYQGLEDELELGALLPCNVIVYETDDGTVTVSAVDPAELVGIAENPALDEIAEDVAARFERVLNAL
- a CDS encoding amidohydrolase family protein, giving the protein MTSNGIPVDGAIDAHAHLMPDRLMDAIREALNDAAGWEFDHPTNREAVEAVLRKHGVERYVALPYAHEPGIAADLNDWLLEEASDSEMCIPFVTVHPADDVRAVVEAAFRGGARGLKFQCPVQEVAPDDPRLDPAYELCAEYDRPVLHHAGTAPMFEDSPYVGIERFRRFRQRFPEVRACCAHMGTFEHEAFVEIARADENVYLDTSFATSPVVDRYVDFDAAAIDDAVFEDLAGRVMYGSDYPNLPHAYAREYEGLVRRDLSETAFENLFRGAAEQFLGEA